From the Lancefieldella sp. Marseille-Q7238 genome, one window contains:
- a CDS encoding PadR family transcriptional regulator has product MDAQLKRGFLDICVLAAIARKDSYGYQIIRDAPASLELSESTLYPILKRLAKQHFLSEYTREHNGRFRKYYSITDTGRLELSRFIADEASITDILSYIKEGASS; this is encoded by the coding sequence GTGGATGCACAGCTGAAGCGTGGATTTCTTGACATATGCGTCCTCGCAGCCATAGCCCGCAAAGATTCCTACGGGTATCAAATCATCAGGGATGCCCCTGCGTCACTTGAGCTTTCCGAGTCAACGCTCTATCCCATTTTGAAACGTCTTGCTAAACAACATTTCCTTTCCGAATACACACGTGAGCACAACGGTCGTTTCCGCAAATATTATTCGATTACTGACACAGGACGCTTAGAGCTCTCACGATTTATCGCCGATGAGGCCTCCATTACAGACATTCTCTCCTACATTAAAGAAGGAGCATCGTCATGA
- a CDS encoding RidA family protein, with amino-acid sequence MAKKAIVTDKAPAAVGPYSAAISANGSINVSGQLPVDPATGEFAGEDIKVQTRQSLTNIQNILEAAGASMADVVETTVLLSDINEFGAMNEVYAEFFAEPYPARAAFQVVALPKGAKVEIKAVARI; translated from the coding sequence ATGGCAAAGAAAGCAATCGTTACCGACAAGGCACCTGCAGCAGTTGGACCTTATTCTGCAGCCATTTCTGCAAACGGATCCATTAACGTATCTGGTCAGCTTCCGGTTGACCCCGCAACTGGTGAGTTCGCCGGTGAGGACATTAAGGTCCAGACTCGCCAGAGCCTTACCAACATTCAAAACATCCTTGAGGCAGCCGGTGCTTCCATGGCTGACGTTGTTGAGACTACGGTTTTGCTTTCCGACATCAACGAGTTTGGCGCCATGAACGAGGTCTATGCCGAGTTCTTTGCTGAGCCCTATCCTGCACGCGCAGCATTCCAGGTAGTTGCTCTTCCAAAGGGCGCTAAAGTCGAGATCAAGGCCGTTGCCCGTATTTAG
- a CDS encoding GNAT family N-acetyltransferase produces the protein MIFETERLILRPWELTDAEYLFQYASHPDVGPIAGWSPHTSVENSCEIIENILSAPETYAVVLKELSHPIGSIGLMIGSASNIGISDTEGEIGYWIGVPFWGQGLIPEATRKIMQHGFEDLGLQRLWCGYFDGNNKSKRAQEKCGFTYHHTTNNVPCAIEGLLRTEHITCITRQEWERLR, from the coding sequence GTGATTTTTGAAACAGAACGGCTTATACTTCGTCCATGGGAATTGACTGATGCAGAATACTTATTCCAATATGCCAGTCATCCTGACGTTGGACCCATTGCAGGATGGAGTCCTCATACCAGTGTCGAAAACAGTTGCGAGATAATCGAAAACATACTCTCTGCACCAGAAACGTATGCGGTAGTTTTAAAAGAACTCAGCCATCCGATCGGTAGCATTGGACTTATGATTGGATCTGCCAGCAATATTGGAATCTCTGATACCGAGGGAGAAATTGGCTATTGGATAGGAGTGCCTTTTTGGGGACAAGGGCTCATTCCCGAAGCCACTCGTAAAATAATGCAACATGGATTTGAAGACTTGGGACTCCAACGACTCTGGTGCGGATATTTTGACGGGAACAACAAGTCTAAGCGAGCCCAAGAAAAATGTGGTTTTACCTATCATCACACAACAAATAACGTTCCCTGTGCAATCGAAGGGTTACTGAGAACAGAACATATTACCTGCATAACAAGGCAAGAATGGGAAAGATTGCGCTAA
- a CDS encoding CPBP family intramembrane glutamic endopeptidase yields MKEKNGVCEILFSCLIVLSTDVLVSFIYKTHATIFQFGYIYRLFLGAFVSIFPIYVAAKNYKSIVARSMKPWSIGILIITTLIPLFFSDVDFERKVYVWIHYVFLVALPEELFFRVYLPERLGEELLRKQRFSDISLYIIVSFLANTLWGLSHIIFPLITGAYKLEPLWSYITFGIANGWIYTILFFLFRKNILPSVAVHAVMNICISTL; encoded by the coding sequence ATGAAAGAAAAGAATGGAGTATGTGAAATCCTTTTCAGCTGTCTAATTGTTCTTTCCACGGATGTTCTTGTCTCATTTATCTATAAGACACATGCAACGATATTTCAGTTCGGCTATATATACAGGCTTTTTCTTGGTGCTTTTGTATCTATTTTTCCCATATATGTGGCAGCAAAAAACTATAAGAGTATTGTCGCAAGGAGCATGAAACCTTGGTCTATAGGCATACTGATAATTACTACACTCATTCCTCTATTCTTTTCTGATGTTGATTTTGAGAGAAAAGTGTACGTTTGGATACACTATGTGTTTTTGGTCGCGCTGCCGGAAGAGCTCTTTTTTCGAGTTTATTTGCCTGAACGACTTGGCGAAGAGCTCTTGAGAAAGCAGAGATTCTCTGATATATCGCTTTATATAATCGTTTCCTTTTTAGCTAATACACTTTGGGGTTTGAGTCATATAATTTTTCCGCTTATAACCGGAGCCTATAAACTTGAACCTCTTTGGTCCTATATCACCTTTGGAATTGCTAACGGTTGGATATATACCATTTTGTTTTTCCTCTTTCGTAAGAACATTTTGCCCTCTGTAGCTGTGCATGCTGTCATGAACATATGCATCAGTACATTGTAA
- a CDS encoding DUF1700 domain-containing protein has product MKKDEFLAELRANLKKKHVPKISIDDALAYYDEAIRDRMEDGMSEEKAVAAMGSIDDAVQSALESMPVFLRATQRIRSDSVLMSITIVLLVIGAIVWIPLTFVLALTALSIYFAIWALVISLCFAVACGLFCGVMSIPALVVGFLHDMFLSGALSAGVFLLIGGVSILVIPIVARIMHSLVQGARDYAKWIAHFFAQVPAEKNDVSTGRTNTTPWSEGHSKRLLSLFGGIFIAIGLVLILIAYVGSGCNLARLPELPALQISSCSLYMSPHTIAFK; this is encoded by the coding sequence ATGAAAAAAGATGAGTTTCTTGCCGAACTTCGCGCAAACCTTAAGAAAAAGCATGTTCCCAAAATCAGCATTGATGATGCTCTTGCCTATTACGATGAGGCAATACGCGACCGCATGGAAGATGGTATGTCCGAGGAAAAAGCCGTAGCAGCCATGGGAAGCATTGATGATGCGGTTCAATCGGCACTGGAGAGTATGCCTGTGTTTCTACGTGCAACTCAGCGTATCCGCTCTGATTCGGTACTTATGTCCATAACTATCGTGCTTCTCGTGATAGGCGCCATTGTCTGGATACCCCTTACGTTTGTCCTCGCACTTACGGCATTGAGTATTTATTTTGCGATTTGGGCACTTGTTATTTCATTATGCTTTGCAGTTGCCTGTGGTCTTTTCTGCGGAGTAATGAGCATCCCGGCACTTGTAGTGGGATTTCTGCACGACATGTTCCTTTCCGGTGCACTTTCTGCCGGTGTGTTTCTGCTCATAGGAGGTGTTTCAATACTGGTAATACCGATAGTAGCACGCATAATGCATTCTCTTGTACAAGGCGCACGAGACTATGCAAAGTGGATTGCTCATTTCTTTGCACAAGTTCCTGCCGAGAAGAACGATGTCTCCACGGGGAGAACAAATACAACGCCATGGTCAGAAGGACATTCGAAAAGACTGCTCTCGCTGTTCGGTGGCATTTTTATCGCAATTGGCCTTGTGTTGATTCTTATTGCGTATGTGGGGTCAGGATGTAACCTTGCACGTTTACCTGAGCTTCCTGCACTACAGATTTCTTCTTGCTCGCTTTATATGAGTCCGCATACTATTGCGTTTAAGTAA
- a CDS encoding GNAT family N-acetyltransferase, producing MSIDDYDAVYDLWMSCKNMGFNNLDDSRKGIERFLLRNPTTVFVAEETGVLKGVVLAGHDGRRGYIYHMAVAKAYRRQGIAAELLEHTLKALEKEGIYKVALLVFNRNEVGNAFWEKQGFTVREDITYRNKALAEFIRTDT from the coding sequence ATGAGCATAGATGACTATGACGCAGTATATGACCTTTGGATGTCTTGTAAAAACATGGGCTTCAATAACCTGGACGACTCCCGGAAGGGGATAGAGCGCTTTTTGCTCCGGAATCCGACCACCGTTTTTGTAGCGGAAGAGACTGGGGTTCTTAAAGGCGTTGTCCTTGCAGGTCATGATGGGCGAAGAGGCTACATTTATCATATGGCCGTTGCCAAGGCATACCGGCGGCAGGGGATTGCAGCGGAGTTATTGGAACATACGCTCAAGGCTCTGGAGAAGGAAGGTATATACAAAGTGGCTCTGCTCGTCTTTAACCGCAATGAGGTTGGCAATGCCTTTTGGGAAAAGCAGGGATTTACTGTTAGGGAAGATATCACCTACAGAAACAAGGCTCTTGCGGAGTTCATCAGGACTGATACTTGA
- a CDS encoding ATP-binding cassette domain-containing protein, translating to MISTIYGSIIFSVCEQVPVVFENTLEFNLFLGEEVDQESVCLLKDLGFDLAKYRLVDHVASSLLSGGEKQKIAIARTMLRDNPIEIYDEPTVSLDYSSKMGLIKCIDERKDEKIIIIISHDKDILAICDEIISL from the coding sequence TTGATCTCTACGATTTACGGAAGCATTATTTTTTCTGTTTGTGAACAAGTTCCTGTAGTTTTTGAAAACACTCTTGAGTTCAATTTGTTCCTTGGAGAAGAGGTTGATCAAGAATCGGTTTGCCTGTTAAAAGACTTGGGTTTTGATTTGGCTAAGTATCGTCTAGTTGATCATGTGGCTAGTTCTTTATTGTCAGGAGGAGAAAAGCAAAAGATTGCAATTGCAAGGACAATGTTACGGGATAACCCCATTGAAATTTATGATGAACCTACGGTGTCACTTGATTATTCATCGAAAATGGGGTTGATTAAGTGTATCGATGAGAGAAAAGATGAGAAAATCATCATAATAATATCACATGATAAGGATATTCTGGCTATTTGCGATGAGATCATTTCACTGTAG